The nucleotide window AAAATACCACTGAACAATTTAGTGAATCTAGAAATGAACTTACTGAAGATGAAGGGGAGGAACTTGAGTTAATAATTGATGGTGCTTTGGATCAATGCTTTTTCTGCTTATATGGTCTCAATCTTAGATCTGATTCGTCCTATGAGGATGACCTAGCCATGCACAAAAATACTAGTCGTGGAGATTATCAGACCAAGGAACAATGTGCTGATGTTTTTCAATATATACTGCCGTATGCAAAGGCTTCTTCTGTAAGTGCTCTCCGTCTGTCTCTCCTCCTCTGTGTTTGTTTGTGTGTTTGTCTGTGTGTGAATTTCTGCTTCCTTTGACTTGGCCATGCATGTTACATCTCAGAGAACTGGATTGGTAAAAGTTCGTAGAGTGTTAAGAGCCATTCGTAAACACTTTCCACAACCACCTGAAGAGGTTTTGATTGGAAATGCAATCGATAAGTTCTTAGATGATCTTAATTTATGTGAAGACAAACTCTCAGAGGAAGCAGGATCCGAAGGGTATCTTGAGACCATAACAAAGATAATATTTCCTGATGTGGAAACTGTCAAACAGCATAAGTCAATGATGGTTGGAAGGTATTTTGTTTATTGTATATATaagctatttttttttctttcaattggTGTTTGAGATTGTTGATTTCTAAATTCTTTAGGAATGAGCTCACAGTATGAATAATTTACTTGTTGCAGCTCTGAGCCATATTTGGATGTATATTGCAACTTATATTATTTTCTAGCTCTGTCGGAGGAAATGAGTGCAACTGATAAGTGGCCAGGCTTTGTACTTACCAAGGAAGGTGAAGAGTTTGTACAGCAAAATGCAAATCTCTTCAAATATGATCTTCTGTACAACCCTTTACGGTTTGAGAGTTGGCAACGGCTTGCAAATATATATGATGAGGTAAGATTTATTCTGCCTGTCATTAAAACTGTCAGTGCTATAGAAACTAAGATATCCTCACTTTGCTGAGGTTTACAAATTTTTTCTTACCATGCTTTGACTTCATCAGAATTCTTTTTCCTTTGGTTTCGTTGAAACAGGAGGTAGATTTGTTGTTGAATGATGGAAGTAAGCACATAAATGTTGCAGGATGGAGAAAGAATGCTACTTTGCCTCAGAGAGTTGAGACGAGTCGAAGAAGGAGCAGGCGCTGTCTGTTAGTGAGTTTGGCTTTGGCAAAGACATCACCTCAACAggttcatctttttttttttttttttttggtgtgaCACGTGGATCTGATTTATTTGTCGTTTTCGGACTGATATGATATCCTTAGGGACATCTGGGGTATATCTTAAATCTCATCCCATGAACTTACTTCTGGTAAAGGTGGCTTGCTGGAAATGAGGGGTCAAACAGGACAAGTTCCTACTGAGAGTTTTCATTATATCATCCGAggatgactagatggatttagTAACTGTATAAATTATTTGAGATGTTTGTTTTAGGCTAAAACCATCCTGAGGCCCCTTTACTTATCAGGTTTTGTCTATTAAGCCCGTGTTCATATTTTGTTGCATTAACCTTCTTGGATTTCAATTTTCATTAACATCGTGTGCTTTTTTAATAGATAATATAGATTTAATAGAAACAACATTAGGTTTTCTTTCCTCCTTGGAACGAATGTGGTTATGGAGGAGTGCCAGTTGGGTTATTTGGTTTCAGCTTTCAGCGGTTTTATttgtataataattttataacaaATGCGAAATTCTCTGTGGCTATAGTGTGAGATACACGAGTTACTGGCATTGGTATACTATGACAGCCTTCAGAATGTGGTACCATTTTATGATCAGCGGTCTGTTGTGCCTGCAAAGGATGCAGCATGGATAGCATATTGCGAGAACTCACTGAAGCATTTTAAAAAAGCTTCCTTGCATAAGTATGCTTGCTGTTCTTAATTGATATTCTTCTTCTATGCTTAACAGATGACAAATAAATGTTACTAATTTCTGTTACAGGCAGGATTGGTCACATGCATTCTATATGGGAAAACTCTGTGAGAAGCTTGGATACTCATATGAGACATCATTATCATATTATGATAAGGCTATTGCTTTGAATCCATCGGCTGTGGATCCTGTCTATAGGATGCATGCTTCACGCCTAAAGTTACTTTGCTTCTATGGAAAACAGAATCTGGAACTTTTAAAGGTTTCTTTCCCTCCCTGCTCTAAGCACAAACAAACGAAAGAAAACGAAAAAGAACAAGAATCTCTTCCTAATTGCTAACTTTTGTTTATTAGTTTGAACTTCCTTTACAGCTCGTGTTATGTTTTTGGAGTGATGAGTTTGTGACCCCCTTAGTAGCCTTTCGTTTTGATAATTTATCATCTTGAGTCACAAATTTACAGTAATTGATATCTTTATTTATGTTATGATGTTTATAGTTTTGTTTGTCCTAGGTACTATCCGGATTTTCCTTTGATCTATCGATAAAGGAAGCTGCTATGAATGTCCTAGGTAAACTGGCAGCTGAAATGCCGCATTTACCCGATGATGCGAAGGACAGAAGCACTCAAGAAGCTTCCCTGGAGAGAAAGCATGAGGAATCTATTCACATGGAAGAAGTGTGGAATATGCTTTACAATGATTGCATTTCTGCTTTAGAAATTTGTGTTGAAGGGGATCTCAAACATTTTCATAAGGCCAGATATATGCTTGCTCAAGGACTATATAGAAGGGGTCTGAAGGGTAATTTGGAGAGGGCAAAGGATGaactttctttttgttttaaatcATCCCGCTCATCCTTCACTATAAATATGTGGGAGATTGATAGTATGGTTAAAAAAGGGAGGTATGACTAATTCCTGTTGATGCCTATTACTAATCCTCACAATCTTTTGATGGACTGTCACATGGCAGAGAATATGGCCTTACTAGTATCCTAAgagaacatatatatatatatatatatatatatatatatatatatatatatatatatatatgcacattcaaaaataacatgaaaaatatgcAAAATCATCAAAGAAAGATGAATGTCATTTCTGAGGGTGGTTTTAAAATCTGAATGTCTTTTGAACTCCTAACCTTACAGCATGGATGTAACTGATGACATTGTTGAAATGTTCCAAGTGCATCTTATAACAGGAGTCATTTTATTGCTCTGCTGTGTTGGAAGTTCTCCTTGTTAACATTTCTCGGTCACTTACCTTGCTTCCTTTTAAgtaatttttaactttttcttgTATATATGTCAGGCGGAAAACATCAAATTTCACTGGAAACAGAAAGCTCCTTGAAGTTAACTTACCAGAAAGTTCTCGAAAATTTATTACTTGCATTCGAAAGTATTTGTTGTTCTATTTGAAATTATTGGAGGAAACTGGAGACATTGGTACCCTGGATCGTGCTTTTATATCTCTTCGGGCAGACAAAAGGGTAAAATCTCAAAACTTTCAGACATCAAACATTGTTTATAATTACTTGCCAAGAGCCTACTTCATTTTAATCAGTACAAAAGcatgagaaaattttttaatttattctgaATCTGTTTCCACGGTCATTTCCCAGCAAGTTGTTCATGCTTCAGTTGATCTAAATGAGTGGATTTGGGCTTGCTCTCATATAGTAATGAATTGCTTTCCACTGTTTAGTCTTTGTTTTTCGCCTTCACTTTTCTGGGTGTTGGGCAGTTGGAAAAGGAGTTCTTACTGATGGGTAGGACATTTGTTTGTTGCAAAGAAGGATATTTTATGCTGACTCAATATAACTAGGCATTATTAATGTCGATTTCTCTATGCTCATCCAACTTTCTGGTATACAGCTAGGATCTAACTTCAATTTGAATCCAGTTTTCATTGTGCATTGAAGATCTTGTACCAGTAGCCCTGGGGAGGTTCATCAAGGCCCTTGTATCATCCATGCATCAAGCTGGCTCTGGTGCCTTGAGCAGCTCTGAGCATCAATTGGAGAAGATGTTCACATTATTCATGGAACAGGGAAACTTATGGCCAGAAATATTCACCTTGCCTGAGATCAGAAGCCCAGAAATATCAGAAGGAAGCTTATATGCGTAAATTCCATTCAACCTTAGTATTATGCTTTGGCTCAAAATTAGGACCTCAATTGAAATCCCCTTCGCCCAAACCACTTGAGTGGCCGAGTTGTCAAATATAACATGCTTATGAgttaaaagaaaaaacaaaaaaaagggaGTTACCTATGAAAATTTTATGCTTATGAGTTatctatgaaaattttatttccacTTATGCAATTACTTGTGAAAGTATCTTATTCTGAATTACGTAATTTTGGCATTATATACTTTTTTCAACTGGTTCGAATTGCCCAACCTCCTCTATTCTAAATTTCCTTCTTCGCTAAGTTTTCTAAAACTTTATGTTGAAGTTTTCTCTTTATGATCGACTTCCCAGCTAGTTCATAATTCCTTTAtccaattcttaaaattttttcttttgtttAGCTTCTAATGTAGAGTCCTGAAATACCATTTCGATGATTCATACAAAGATTTAAAAATCATTCCTGGGTTTGCATATATGTTGAACATTTTATGTATCACCTGTTTTATACTCCTACAGTTGTTTATTTTCACACAATTTTCTACTTGTTGCAGCTATCTCCACAGATATATTGCATCACTGGAGAGAAATGGCAAGCTTGAGACACTTGAAGCAATAAATGAGAAGATTCGGAAGCGTTTTAAGAATCCCAAGTTGTCAAATAGTAACTGTGCAAAAGTTTGCAGGCATGCTTCTGTTGCTTGGTGTCGTTCTCTTGTAATTAGTTTAGCATTGATCACTCCATTACGACCTGGAACTCCAATAGAGATGCAGACCCTTAACCCATCAGATAGCATTCTGGAAACTAGTCATTTGCTTTGTGTTGATCTGCAAACAAATGAGTTTTGGAGTTCAGCATTTGAGGATTCTACCCTTTTTGAAAATCTTGAAACAAAATGGAATCCAGTGTTGGATAAAATTAAGAACATCATTATAGAAAGAGCTTcagatgaaaattttgagatagccAATTCCTTGCTTAGAAGCTCTTATAATTTCTTCCGTGAGAGTTCCTGTGTAATGCTTCCATCTGGTCTCAACCTTTATTTGGTTCCAACTCGGCTACCAATGGAAACACAACTTCAGCCTGTCTTAAATGCGGTTGAAATTCTAGATCTGAGCATTCCAAGGAAGCTCCTGTTATGGGCTTACACTCTATTGCATGGCCGTTATGCAAGCATCTCTATGGTTCTGAAACATTGTGAAGAAAATATCAAGGTAACTTAAATATAAAGTGAAGTATTCTCTGGCATGCAAAAACAATTATAATTGCTTTCTTGAAAAACAAACAATAGCTGTGGACAGCTTTCTTGAGAAACAAAGAATAGCTGTTGGATCATGACTTCTTTTTTTAACCCCTTTTTTTATATGTCCCTTGACCAATTGAAGGCCCATTGATAGTGCAGAAATATACTGTTCATTCTCTAAGTTTTCCAGTAGGCATTTTTGCATGAAAACACGAGGAACAACTAACTTGCTTGTTTttcttgtaaagaagaaggaaacCATTTATCTGCTTATCCTTTATTGACTGAAAATTGAAGTTTGATTGTTGTATCATGTTATTGTGATTGTGTTTTACAGTCGAAGATGAAAAAGGGAGCTGCACCCTCATCCACATCATTAAATACTATCTTGCCTACTACCACCGCAGTTCATACAGGTTATTTTTGCCATACAGGTTATTTTTGCCatcctgtaaaattattaattttcttgTCTGATTTTAGAATCATTCAGAATTGGTTCTATCAAGCTTTAGTATTTCCTAAGAATCATTCAGAATTGGTTTTATCCGGTTTTAATATTTCCCAATTGTGCATTCACCTTTCTTATTGAGACATTCTTGGGTTTCTAGTCATCGCTGCAATGTTTTCCTCAGCTAGATGTGAACCTACACAGTAAATTTTCATGCTTGCACATATTGATGGCTGTATTTTCATGTGGTTGTAGGTGGTGTGAAAGATGGTGCAAATCATGGTGGCGGCATTGAACCAGGGACCGTTTTGGTTACTGGTCCAATGACATCTGTCCCATTGTCCGAGAATGAGAAAACACAATGCGTGAATCCATCACCACCTTCTGGTGAGAACCAAAAGAGCTTATTAGCTACTTCTCAGCTAAATCCTATTAATACCACCCTTGTTGAAAGGAATTCCACAGTGCATGGAGGTGAGGATCAATATAGGGGCTAACTTCGTTTTTGGCTAAAAATTGAACAAATTTGTTGTAGAAGATGTCTTTTAGGTGTCAGTGTTTGTAAAAGGAAAGGTAATTGTATGAACCAATTAGATACATAATTGAATTTGTATGTAACAAGTTTTGTAAATAGGCAGAGAACGATTCAAGCTATAAATTTTCTCCTATTTAGTTATTATATATGATTGGATCATTGATAAATTGTTGTTAATTTATTTTGTTATGTAGgacaatttattaaaaattaaggtTTGTTTATTTCGTGGAAAATTAACTTACATATGGAAAatgtttttcatgaaaaatattttctaaaataatattttttataaaaatatttctcGTTATTTGATTACAATGTTAAATTAATGTTGTgtttgtatatatatgtataattattttcatatttttttttatttcacataaaatattttcctgtaaaatattttttacatcTTTTAACATTTGGGACACTCAGAAAAATGAgttaacagaaaatattttttgtcaagggaaaattatgtcatttttaaagaaaaagaaaaagttattttttattttataaattttaataattttattgagatgtgaaaattatatatataatataaatacataccattaatttaacattacaatcaaataattaaaaatatattttttatatataaattatttttctcaaaataaacggtcttaataaaattattaaaatttaaaaaataaaaattaatttaattttttttactaaaaacatattttttattaactcttttttttaattattttaaatgttaaaaaatatattattgataAAACAAGTACTGTCTGCATACAAGAAGATTATAACAATGAGATATCTAAAAGGGGGAAAAGCAATAAAATTTGATATATTCTActcttaaaaaaattgaaatattatTAATGAGTTTACGGGAATTATTTTCAAGACTGTAACATCTTTAAGTTGGAACTTCAATTTGAGTCAAATGTAaagtatataaataaataattcaaataaaaatcaaattgaattataGATTTTTAAGTTCAAAATCACAATGATTGCAGCGATACAAGCTTGGTCCATACAGAGGTGGGTCGTAGCAAATATTAAAGTTGGTTTGTAGTGTTTGAGGGTCAGACAAGGATGAAAGTAGGGGTGGCCAAGGTCCGGTTTCGAATCGGAACCGAACCGAAACTGATTCGGTCAAAATTAGACTAAAATCGGTCAAAATCGAAACCGGTTTCGAACTGGACCGAAACCGTCATtctacggtttggttcaggttcataatttTTAGAAACCGCGAACCGGCGGTTCGGAACTGGATTGAACCGACGATTCCGAACCGAAAAAAAACCAacgatttaaatacaaaaaaattcaataaatacttcaCTATActcttaattcatttatatatatatatcattaattatctatacaattattctctacactctctttaattcttaatactctttcaatttctctcaaattttctaaataattattttttacattccttttaattctcagtactttCAAAATttccctactttattatttttatgttatctcaattactctgttattattttatatcttcaataaaattttcaatacccctcattttgattttttttttcttttatattttttaattatcaattatcatataatttttttaaaaagggtAAGTAATActaattcaactcaattcaactaagcttttatcccgaAAATTTATTGGggccggctatatggattctctttctccactctaaacaattttggtTAAATCCTctgaaatgtataatgcttctaggtcatgttgtattattctcttccaagtcagtttagaattacctattattttctttctatcctcaacccaatatgctctacttgtcaaATTGGAGTTTCTTATGTCTAtgtttcacatgaccaaatcacctcaatcccccttctctcaacttataactgaaaattttgattcttcTAAATCTTAAAGGaatacataggcaaaattaaattaatgcacatttttctaattttttttaaattaatttcatctctaattttttaataagtttaagtttttgcttattaaatttttcttaaaaataagttatttttattcttatttttcttattttattttgattgaaagatttctaagaaaaattaaaatattttaaatataacttaaattctaaatcaataaaattttcctctaatttttttcTTGAAGTCACTCTTAAATCCCTCCTAAACTGCTTTCAAACCGTCAACTGTCATTTTTCGAACTGTTCTTTAAACGGTTTTAAACCGAGGCTCGAACCGAAACCGGCGATTCAAgaaccgtcttccaaaccgtcccATGACGATTTGATTCagattcataattttattaaatctaAATCGGCAGTTCAGGAACAGTAACAGGCGGTTCTTGAACCGTGGTCACCCCTAGATGAAAGGATGGAGGTTTAAGCAGGCGCTTTTCATTAGCAGCAG belongs to Hevea brasiliensis isolate MT/VB/25A 57/8 chromosome 4, ASM3005281v1, whole genome shotgun sequence and includes:
- the LOC110672261 gene encoding calcineurin-binding protein 1 isoform X1, whose amino-acid sequence is MFAIAAINDTDSGEQWEPLAPTKEAQEFHLTQTYHEGLLKLQAKEYDKARQLLESVLKDPLMSNAQVDSNASDGHLQQLRFLALKNLATVFLQQGSAHYENALHCYLQAVEIDTKDSVIWNQLGTLSCSMGLLSISRWAFEQGLLCSPNNWNCMEKLLEVLIAIGDEVACLSVAELILRHWPSHSRALHVKNTIEESELVPFAPRGIDKLEPKHVRLKFLDKRKATDENIGEGKGISCKKLNKNIEFCLPEASWAALADAFLEILLPLNGGGSGMRAEKDYRSGDVRLNIRLPSRLDIIMGFNESKGLNPISSESLPVGDCNFERANLVKEREANAFEEHPHERRSTRLERLRSRKPGKEELDFAASKDLAKVVLQLLEPFIICRLGSKDSDQESSHSVSCPDQPTLDTEYKDVSAFVEETSKNCGAYHMCHLLLEHVANRGFAYLDAFVKFLELERLSRHWGQDRTPECSLFLAELYHELGSLPSNALKLPEFMSEASYHLCKIIESVALDYPFHSNHMSGNDSCTFVKSFQDNNRIFAKDPSFQDSFFHSFLVNDKNSFWVRYFWLSGKLSIYDGNKAKALEEFCISLSLLVKKEKMNDSPCSVHLPHLKINKELTVSRVLHEINLLKVDFLLEKTVGEMIDKEMYIDCINLLAPLLFSTEHGHLDVLQSHASDRESEGLARIELSAIELLIQACEKAKTMDIEVHLNCHRRKLQILMLAAGIDEYETLRQKYGLNALSANDIISKEDPGNHGLDLVMEEVKAISHCVSQLKMDSSLNSNGVVIPMGSISDIQTLLLAVMCHVAINCLCKRSSAPVIADETDQKQGFCFVDAGIAFCKLQHLIPTVPVKTQVALIVAIHDLLAEYGLCCVGERGKGEEGTFLRFAIKHLLALDMKLKSNLNSSSRESTQHDKNLSPRSQSKTCKKELKSDMLDVEMGGTEINESSAVENDAFGGMTSESIPSLLGPEKDNAGVGCEMQGSDVGKNKLENTTEQFSESRNELTEDEGEELELIIDGALDQCFFCLYGLNLRSDSSYEDDLAMHKNTSRGDYQTKEQCADVFQYILPYAKASSRTGLVKVRRVLRAIRKHFPQPPEEVLIGNAIDKFLDDLNLCEDKLSEEAGSEGYLETITKIIFPDVETVKQHKSMMVGSSEPYLDVYCNLYYFLALSEEMSATDKWPGFVLTKEGEEFVQQNANLFKYDLLYNPLRFESWQRLANIYDEEVDLLLNDGSKHINVAGWRKNATLPQRVETSRRRSRRCLLVSLALAKTSPQQCEIHELLALVYYDSLQNVVPFYDQRSVVPAKDAAWIAYCENSLKHFKKASLHKQDWSHAFYMGKLCEKLGYSYETSLSYYDKAIALNPSAVDPVYRMHASRLKLLCFYGKQNLELLKVLSGFSFDLSIKEAAMNVLGKLAAEMPHLPDDAKDRSTQEASLERKHEESIHMEEVWNMLYNDCISALEICVEGDLKHFHKARYMLAQGLYRRGLKGNLERAKDELSFCFKSSRSSFTINMWEIDSMVKKGRRKTSNFTGNRKLLEVNLPESSRKFITCIRKYLLFYLKLLEETGDIGTLDRAFISLRADKRFSLCIEDLVPVALGRFIKALVSSMHQAGSGALSSSEHQLEKMFTLFMEQGNLWPEIFTLPEIRSPEISEGSLYAYLHRYIASLERNGKLETLEAINEKIRKRFKNPKLSNSNCAKVCRHASVAWCRSLVISLALITPLRPGTPIEMQTLNPSDSILETSHLLCVDLQTNEFWSSAFEDSTLFENLETKWNPVLDKIKNIIIERASDENFEIANSLLRSSYNFFRESSCVMLPSGLNLYLVPTRLPMETQLQPVLNAVEILDLSIPRKLLLWAYTLLHGRYASISMVLKHCEENIKSKMKKGAAPSSTSLNTILPTTTAVHTGYFCHTGGVKDGANHGGGIEPGTVLVTGPMTSVPLSENEKTQCVNPSPPSGENQKSLLATSQLNPINTTLVERNSTVHGGEDQYRG
- the LOC110672261 gene encoding calcineurin-binding protein 1 isoform X2 — protein: MFAIAAINDTDSGEQWEPLAPTKEAQEFHLTQTYHEGLLKLQAKEYDKARQLLESVLKDPLMSNAQVDSNASDGHLQQLRFLALKNLATVFLQQGSAHYENALHCYLQAVEIDTKDSVIWNQLGTLSCSMGLLSISRWAFEQGLLCSPNNWNCMEKLLEVLIAIGDEVACLSVAELILRHWPSHSRALHVKNTIEESELVPFAPRGIDKLEPKHVRLKFLDKRKATDENIGEGKGISCKKLNKNIEFCLPEASWAALADAFLEILLPLNGGGSGMRAEKDYRSGDVRLNIRLPSRLDIIMGFNESKGLNPISSESLPVGDCNFERANLVKEREANAFEEHPHERRSTRLERLRSRKPGKEELDFAASKDLAKVVLQLLEPFIICRLGSKDSDQESSHSVSCPDQPTLDTEYKDVSAFVEETSKNCGAYHMCHLLLEHVANRGFAYLDAFVKFLELERLSRHWGQDRTPECSLFLAELYHELGSLPSNALKLPEFMSEASYHLCKIIESVALDYPFHSNHMSGNDSCTFVKSFQDNNRIFAKDPSFQDSFFHSFLVNDKNSFWVRYFWLSGKLSIYDGNKAKALEEFCISLSLLVKKEKMNDSPCSVHLPHLKINKELTVSRVLHEINLLKVDFLLEKTVGEMIDKEMYIDCINLLAPLLFSTEHGHLDVLQSHASDRESEGLARIELSAIELLIQACEKAKTMDIEVHLNCHRRKLQILMLAAGIDEYETLRQKYGLNALSANDIISKEDPGNHGLDLVMEEVKAISHCVSQLKMDSSLNSNGVVIPMGSISDIQTLLLAVMCHVAINCLCKRSSAPVIADETDQKQGFCFVDAGIAFCKLQHLIPTVPVKTQVALIVAIHDLLAEYGLCCVGERGKGEEGTFLRFAIKHLLALDMKLKSNLNSSSRESTQHDKNLSPRSQSKTCKKELKSDMLDVEMGGTEINESSAVENDAFGGMTSESIPSLLGPEKDNAGVGCEMQGSDVGKNKLENTTEQFSESRNELTEDEGEELELIIDGALDQCFFCLYGLNLRSDSSYEDDLAMHKNTSRGDYQTKEQCADVFQYILPYAKASSRTGLVKVRRVLRAIRKHFPQPPEEVLIGNAIDKFLDDLNLCEDKLSEEAGSEGYLETITKIIFPDVETVKQHKSMMVGSSEPYLDVYCNLYYFLALSEEMSATDKWPGFVLTKEGEEFVQQNANLFKYDLLYNPLRFESWQRLANIYDEEVDLLLNDGSKHINVAGWRKNATLPQRVETSRRRSRRCLLVSLALAKTSPQQCEIHELLALVYYDSLQNVVPFYDQRSVVPAKDAAWIAYCENSLKHFKKASLHKQDWSHAFYMGKLCEKLGYSYETSLSYYDKAIALNPSAVDPVYRMHASRLKLLCFYGKQNLELLKVLSGFSFDLSIKEAAMNVLGKLAAEMPHLPDDAKDRSTQEASLERKHEESIHMEEVWNMLYNDCISALEICVEGDLKHFHKARYMLAQGLYRRGLKGNLERAKDELSFCFKSSRSSFTINMWEIDSMVKKGRRKTSNFTGNRKLLEVNLPESSRKFITCIRKYLLFYLKLLEETGDIGTLDRAFISLRADKRFSLCIEDLVPVALGRFIKALVSSMHQAGSGALSSSEHQLEKMFTLFMEQGNLWPEIFTLPEIRSPEISEGSLYAYLHRYIASLERNGKLETLEAINEKIRKRFKNPKLSNSNCAKVCRHASVAWCRSLVISLALITPLRPGTPIEMQTLNPSDSILETSHLLCVDLQTNEFWSSAFEDSTLFENLETKWNPVLDKIKNIIIERASDENFEIANSLLRSSYNFFRESSCVMLPSGLNLYLVPTRLPMETQLQPVLNAVEILDLSIPRKLLLWAYTLLHGRYASISMVLKHCEENIKSKMKKGAAPSSTSLNTILPTTTAVHTGGVKDGANHGGGIEPGTVLVTGPMTSVPLSENEKTQCVNPSPPSGENQKSLLATSQLNPINTTLVERNSTVHGGEDQYRG